One segment of Arvicanthis niloticus isolate mArvNil1 chromosome 5, mArvNil1.pat.X, whole genome shotgun sequence DNA contains the following:
- the Cer1 gene encoding cerberus, which yields MHLLLLQLLVVLPLGKAGLCVDGCQSQGSFSFALLERGRRDLHMANHEEAEDKPDLFVAVPHLMGTSPPGEGQRQREKMLSRLGRFWKKPETELYPTRDVDSDHVSSGIQALTQPADRRKVERSPLQEEAKKFWHRFMFRKGPASQGIILPIKSHEVHWETCRTVPFNQTIAHEDCQKVIVQNNLCFGKCGSIHFPGEGAHPHNFCSHCSPTKFTTVHLRLNCTSPIPVVKMVMQVEECQCMVKTEHGEERLLLAGSQDSFIPGLPASKTNP from the exons ATGCATCTCCTCTTACTTCAGTTGCTTGTGGTCTTGCCTCTGGGGAAGGCAGGCCTATGTGTGGATGGCTGCCAGAGTCAGGGTTCTTTTTCCTTTGCGCTCCTAGAAAGGGGTCGCAGAGATCTCCACATGGCCAACCATGAGGAGGCAGAAGACAAGCCGGATCTGTTTGTGGCCGTGCCACATCTCATGGGCACCAGCCCACCTGGGGaaggccagaggcagagagagaagatgctGTCCAGGCTTGGGAGATTCTGGAAGAAACCTGAGACAGAACTTTACCCCACAAGGGATGTGGACAGCGATCATGTCTCATCGGGGATCCAGGCCCTCACTCAGCCAGCAGATAGGAGGAAAGTGGAGAGATCACCTCTTCAGGAGGAAGCCAAGAAATTCTGGCATCGCTTCATGTTCAGAAAGGGCCCAGCCTCCCAGGGGATCATCCTGCCCATCAAAAGCCATGAAGTACACTGGGAGACCTGCAGGACAGTGCCCTTCAACCAG ACCATTGCCCATGAAGACTGTCAAAAAGTCATTGTTCAGAACAACCTTTGCTTTGGAAAATGcggttccatccattttcctggaGAAGGGGCACATCCCCACAACTTCTGCTCCCACTGCTCGCCCACCAAATTCACCACCGTGCACTTGAGGCTGAACTGCACCAGCCCAATCCCCGTGGTCAAGATGGTGATGCAAGTAGAAGAATGTCAGTGTATGGTGAAGACAGAACATGGAGAGGAACGCCTCCTACTGGCTGGTTCCCAGGATTCCTTCATCCCTGGACTTCCAGCTTCAAAAACAAATCCATGA